The following is a genomic window from Staphylococcus saccharolyticus.
TTTAGACACATCTTTTCCCATATTTTAACTCCTTTTTAAATGTTTTACTTTCTACCATAAATCGAAATATATCCTTTTGCATATTTTTCCGCAGTAAAAACGTAAGGTCCTCAAATATAAAGTGTTTGGTATCAAAAAAATTGATAGCAGTGATTACTTTTTTGTACTTTTCAAATTGTAACTGAAGCGTATAATGAAAATTAATTGGAGGTAGACAATTATGAAACTTAAACACATTTTAGTTATAATCTTAACATTATGTCTGGTACTGGCGGGGTGTTCTAATACTAATAATTCAAGTCAAAAAAAGGAACCCACCAATTCAAGTAGTGAGAAAAAACAAGAGTTACAAATCTCAGCAGCAGCAAGTTTAACTGAAGTAAGTCAAGCGCTTGGGGATGAATTTAAAAAAGAACACAAAAATGTAGATATTAAATTTAATTATGGCGGGTCAGGTGCTTTGAGACAACAAATTGAAACAGGTGCACCTACAGATGTATTTATGTCAGCAAATACAAAAGATGTTGATATTTTAAAAGACAAAAATAAAGCGCAGGATACTTATAATTATGCTAAAAATACACTTGTATTAATTGGAGATAAAGATAAAAACTATAAATCTTTAAAAGATTTAAAAAGTAGTGATAAACTTGCGTTGGGTCAAATCAAAACAGTGCCAGCAGGAAAAAATGCTAAACAATACTTAGATGACAACAACTTATATGATTCAGTTAAAAACAATGTTGTCTATGCTAAAGATGTTAAACAAGTACTCAATTATGTTGAAACAGGGAATGCGCAAGAAGGTTTTGTCTATAAGACTGATTTATATAATCCGAAGAAAAAGACTGATAAAGTAAAAGAAATTGAAGAAATTAAACTTAGTAAATCTATTACTTATAAAGCTGGAGTAACTTCTGACAAAAAATTAGCCAGAGATTGGCTTAAATTTTTAAAATCACCTAAAGCAAAGAAAATTCTTGAAGAATATCATTTCGCTATGTAAGGAGCTATCAACCATGCTAGATTTAACGTCATTTTGGATTTCTCTACAAGTAGCCATAACAAGTACAATCATTGTTGCCATAGTCGGTGTGTTGATATCCAAATGGTTATATAATAAAAAAGGGAATTGGGTTAAAATTTTAGAAAGTTTTATTATATTACCTATCGTACTACCGCCTACAGTACTTGGTTTTATATTATTAATTGTCTTTTCCACGAAAAGCCCAGTAGGACAGTTTTTTATTAATATTTTACACTTACCAATTGTATTTACTTTGACAGGTGCAATTCTTGCATCTGTCATTGTTAGTTGTCCACTTATGTATCAGCATACCATCAATGGTTTTAGAAGTATAAATCAAAAGATGATAAACACCGCTAAGACGATGGGAGCAAGTGAAACTAAAATCTTTTTTAAACTCATTTTACCTTTATCAAAGCGATCCATTTTAGCTGGAATAATGATGAGCTTTGCACGTGCAATCGGAGAATTTGGTGCTACACTCATGGTTGCAGGATACATTCCTAATAAGACGAACACACTACCTCTTGAAATTTATTTTTTAGTCGAACAAGGCAAAGAAAATGAAGCTTGGTTATGGGTCCTTGTATTAGTTGCGTTCGCTGTGACAGTCATTGGTACTATCAATCTTATGAATAAAGATAAGTATAGGGAGGTTGATTAGTTGTTAGAGATAAAGTTAAATGATGTACTAAAACATACAACAATTAACATTGAACTTAATGACGGTGCTCCTAAAATATATGCTATTCAAGGGTTCTCGGGAATTGGAAAGACGACAATATTAAACATTATTGCGGGATTAAAAAAAGCTAAAAAGGCTTATATCAAGGTAAATGATTGCGTTTTAACAGATACAAGAAATAAAATTAATATCAACATTCAACAACGTCACATCGGGTATTTATTTCAAGATTATCAACTTTTTCCTCATATGAGTGTTTATCAAAATATAACTTTTATGGCTCGTCCTTCTGAACATATTAATCATTTGATTCAAACCTTAAAAATTGACCATTTATTGACGAGATATCCGGCAAATTTATCAGGAGGAGAGGCACAACGAGTAGCTTTAGCAAGATCTTTAAGTATGAAACCAAATTTAATTTTGCTTGATGAGCCTTTTGCGAGCTTAGATGATGAAACGAAAGAAGAGAGCATTGCACTTGTGAAAGAGGTTTTTGCTGAATGGCACATTCCCATTATTTTTGTGACACATTCAAATTATGAAGCTCAACAACTCGCACATGAAACCATTATATTGAATAATAATGAAAAATATAATAGCCGCAAAAAGGAGTGATTAAACACAGAATTATGAAAATTAATAGATTTATAAGGATAAAGAGAGGTTAGTGGATTTGAATCAGAAACGCTATTCAAGACAAATATTGTTCAAACATATTGGTGTTGAAGGCCAAGAGCAAATTGGAAAATGTCATGTGCTTATTATTGGTATGGGAGCTTTAGGAACACATTTAGCTGAAGGTTTAGTCAGAGCAGGGGTCGGCCAATTAACTATTGTTGATAGAGACTACATTGAATTTAGTAATTTACAAAGACAAACGTTATTTACTGAAAGTGATGCTTGTGAAGCTTTACCAAAAGTAATTGCAGCACAAAATGCTCTCCAACGTATCAGAAGCGATATTAATCTTCATGCATTTATTGAGCATGTCAATTACCATTTTTTAGAAAATCATGCTAAAGAAGTGGACTTAATCATAGACGCGACTGATAACTTTGATACAAGGCAATTGATTAATGATTTTTCATATAAATATCAAATTCCTTGGATATATGGAGGAGTGGTCCAGAGTACTTATGTTCAAGCGTCATTTATTCCTGGACAAACGCCATGTTTCAATTGTTTAATGCCTCAGTTACCATCAATTAATCTCACTTGTGATACAGTTGGGGTCATTCAACCAGCTGTAACAATGGCAACAAGTTTACAGTTAAGAGATGCCTTGAAGTTTTTGAGTGGTAATAAGATTAAAGCTCAATTAACTTATGGTAATGTTTGGGAAGGGGCGCATTATACATTTGGCTTTAGTCGATTGCATAATTTAGAATGTCCAACTTGTGGTAATCATCCGCATTATCCACATCTCATTCAGGAACACCAAAGTTATGTGATGCTATGTGGACGAGATACCGTTCAATATGAAAATAAAAAGATTTCTCAGGAAATATTGGTTTCTTTCCTTTCACAACACGCCATTCATTTTCATACTAATAAGTATATGACCACATTTGAATTTAAAGGACACCGTATAGTTTCATTTAATGGCGGACGACTTTTAATACATGGTACTAAAAAACCACAAGAAGCAATTCAATTAATTAATCAACTATTTGGTTAAACTATGGAGGAAAAAAGATGCATAAACATCAACATGAAGGTGTACATTTAAATAGGAATATCAATGTGGCAATATTAACCGTATCTGATACAAGAAATGATCACACAGATAAAGGTGGTCAACTTATACGTGAATTACTTGGTGATATTAATGTCAATGTTGATGAAAATAACTACAAAATCGTTAAAGATAATAGGGAGACAATTACTAAGCAATTGACATACTGGCTTGAGGATACCCAAGCATTAGATGTCATTATTACCACCGGTGGAACAGGTATTGCGCAACGCGATGTAACAATTGAAGCGATTCGCCCATTATTATCTAAAGAGTTAGAAGGCTTTGGTGAACTGTTTCGATATCTAAGTTATGCAGAAGATGTGGGCACACGTGCATTATTATCTAGAGCATTAGGTGGAGCATGTGGACATAAACTAATTTTTGCATTACCTGGGTCTACTGGAGCAATTAAACTCGCCATAGAAAAGTTAATTAAACCTGAACTCAATCATTTAATTCATGAACTGAATAAATAAAAAGTTTGAGTAATTGTGAGTGGAAGGATTTAATATATTCATAGATAGATTGTTAAGTGGACACTAAGACATCATTAATGCTTACTAGTGATTAACTATATTAGTAATAGCTGACGGACTAAACAATGTGCTTATGTCAATCTTTTAAAAATACTAATTCAACTCCTAGCACCGAGAATTCCATCCAGAAATATTCCAAGAAATGCAATCTGGGAGTTCGGGACCCAACAATAAAAATCTCAAAAGAAATTCACAGACAATGTAAATTAGAAAAGATGGGACACTGAATTCAGATTGAATTTTGTCCCACTTTCTTAATTGATTAACTTTAAATTGTTAATGTTTTAACAAGTACTTATGACTTATGTGATCTTTGATAATCGCCAGATTTACCACCAGATTTTGACTCTAAATATGTTTTACCAATAATCATGCCTTTATCTACAGCCTTTGTCATGTCATAAATTGTTAATGCGGTCACTGAGGCAGCAGTTAAAGCTTCCATTTCTACACCGGTTTTACCAGTCGTTGAGACGCTTGCACTGATATTTAATTGATATGAAGGAGCATGGGATGTGTCCCATTCAAACGACACATCAATACCTGTAAGCGACAAAGGATGACACATAGGAATAATCATAGATGTATTTTTGGCTGCCATTATACCTGCGATTTGAGCGGTATTAAGTACATTGCCTTTTTTATTGGTATTTTTTACAATTTGATTATAAATTATTCCGTTTACAGTAATACTTGAATGTGCACGAGCTAGTCTTTTTGATGTTTCCTTATCAGAAACATCAATCATTTTAGCGTTACCTTGTTTATTAATATGTGTAAAATCAGTCATTTTAATCCTCCTAGTAGGGTTTAGTATATCATGAGAATAATTATTTTTTGGAGATGAGTTATATGTCTGTTGAAAAAAGAAATCCCATATCAGTAAAAGAAGCTATCTCAAGAATTATGAAACAAAATGTTGAAGTACAAGATACGAAAGTAAGTTTGGAAGATAGCTTAGGACATGTATTAGCTGAGGACATTGTTGCAACATACGATATTCCTAGATTTAATAAATCACCATACGATGGTTTTGCAATTAGAAGTGAAGATTCTAAGGGAGCAAGTGGATATCATCGCGTGCATTTTGAAGTTATTGATCATATCGGTGCTGGCTCTGTTTCTAAAAAGACGATTGCAAAAAATCAAGCTGTCCGCATTATGACAGGAGCAGAGATACCCAAAGGTGCAGATGCAGTCGTAATGTTTGAACAAACAGTAGAGTCTGAAACAACCTTTAGTATAAGAAAGCCATTTAAACACTTAGAAAATGTATCATTAAAGGGCGAAGAAACTCGTACAGGTGATATTGTATTGAGTAAAGGGATGCATATTACTCCTGGAGTTATTGCTGTATTAGCGACATATGGTTATACCGAAGTACGGGTTACTAAAAAACCGAGTGTAGCTGTTATAGCCACTGGTAGTGAATTACTTGATGTAAGTGATGAGCTTCAACCTGGAAAAATAAGAAATTCCAATGGTCCTATGATTAAAGCATTAGCAGAAAAGTTTGGTTTACAAGTAGGTACATATAAAATTCAGCAAGACAATCTTGAAAGTAGCGTTGGAGTTATAAAAGAAGCTTTAGAGAGTCATGATATCGTTATTACTTCTGGTGGTGTGTCAGTAGGAGATTTTGATTATCTACCTAAAATTTATGAAGCTGTTGAAGCAGATGTGTTGTTTAATAAAGTTGCACAACGACCAGGAAGTGTTACAACTGTTGCATTTGTTCATAGTCAATTTCTATTCGGTTTGTCTGGGAATCCAAGTGCTTGTTTTACAGGTTTTGAACTATATGTCAAACCAGCTGTAAATATGATGATGGGTGCACGTTCGTGCTATCCTCAAATTATCAAAGCTACATTGATGGAAGATTTTGAGAAAGCCAATCCTTTTACACGCTTTATTCGTGCTAAAGTAACACTAACACCAGCTGGTACTACAGTTACTCCATCAGGATTCAATAAATCTGGAGCTGTTGTTGCGATTGCACATGCGAACTCAATGATTATGTTACCAGGAGGTACAAGAGGTTTTAAAGCTGGTCATACAGTTGACGTTATTTTAACTGAATCAAATGCTTTTGAAGAGGATTTAATACTATGATTTTGCAGATTGTTGGATTTAAAAATTCTGGTAAAACAACTTTAATGATGCATGCTATTTCATTTTTAAAGGATAAGGGGTATACAGTAGCGACAATTAAACATCATGGGCATGAAGGTGAAGATATTGTATTACAAAATGACAAAGTCGACCATATGAAGCATTTTAATGCTGGGGCTGATTTGAGTATTGTTCAAGGACATCATTATCAACAAACAGTGACTCGCCAAAGCAAACAGAAACTTGCTGACATTATAAAAGAATCTGTTACAATGAAGTGTGATATTATCTTGGTTGAAGGCTTTAAACATGAAAATTACTATAAAATTATTGTATATCATGAAGAAAATGAATTAGTTCAATTATCAAAATTGACTCAAATAAAAGGACTAATTAACTCTAATGATTTCAGAGCCTTTAAGAAATTAGAAAAGTTATTGTTAGAATTAATTAAGATTGAGGGAATGAAGTAGATGAAACTATTTGAAATTGTGACTGAAGCGATTCAGACAGAGCAATATAGAGATTATACAGTTAATGAACATCAAGGAGCTATAGTAGTCTTTACAGGTCACGTAAGAGAATGGACAAAAGGTATACGTACACAATATCTTGA
Proteins encoded in this region:
- the modA gene encoding molybdate ABC transporter substrate-binding protein → MKLKHILVIILTLCLVLAGCSNTNNSSQKKEPTNSSSEKKQELQISAAASLTEVSQALGDEFKKEHKNVDIKFNYGGSGALRQQIETGAPTDVFMSANTKDVDILKDKNKAQDTYNYAKNTLVLIGDKDKNYKSLKDLKSSDKLALGQIKTVPAGKNAKQYLDDNNLYDSVKNNVVYAKDVKQVLNYVETGNAQEGFVYKTDLYNPKKKTDKVKEIEEIKLSKSITYKAGVTSDKKLARDWLKFLKSPKAKKILEEYHFAM
- a CDS encoding ThiF family adenylyltransferase translates to MNQKRYSRQILFKHIGVEGQEQIGKCHVLIIGMGALGTHLAEGLVRAGVGQLTIVDRDYIEFSNLQRQTLFTESDACEALPKVIAAQNALQRIRSDINLHAFIEHVNYHFLENHAKEVDLIIDATDNFDTRQLINDFSYKYQIPWIYGGVVQSTYVQASFIPGQTPCFNCLMPQLPSINLTCDTVGVIQPAVTMATSLQLRDALKFLSGNKIKAQLTYGNVWEGAHYTFGFSRLHNLECPTCGNHPHYPHLIQEHQSYVMLCGRDTVQYENKKISQEILVSFLSQHAIHFHTNKYMTTFEFKGHRIVSFNGGRLLIHGTKKPQEAIQLINQLFG
- a CDS encoding ATP-binding cassette domain-containing protein; amino-acid sequence: MLEIKLNDVLKHTTINIELNDGAPKIYAIQGFSGIGKTTILNIIAGLKKAKKAYIKVNDCVLTDTRNKININIQQRHIGYLFQDYQLFPHMSVYQNITFMARPSEHINHLIQTLKIDHLLTRYPANLSGGEAQRVALARSLSMKPNLILLDEPFASLDDETKEESIALVKEVFAEWHIPIIFVTHSNYEAQQLAHETIILNNNEKYNSRKKE
- the moaC gene encoding cyclic pyranopterin monophosphate synthase MoaC, encoding MTDFTHINKQGNAKMIDVSDKETSKRLARAHSSITVNGIIYNQIVKNTNKKGNVLNTAQIAGIMAAKNTSMIIPMCHPLSLTGIDVSFEWDTSHAPSYQLNISASVSTTGKTGVEMEALTAASVTALTIYDMTKAVDKGMIIGKTYLESKSGGKSGDYQRSHKS
- the glp gene encoding gephyrin-like molybdotransferase Glp, producing MSVEKRNPISVKEAISRIMKQNVEVQDTKVSLEDSLGHVLAEDIVATYDIPRFNKSPYDGFAIRSEDSKGASGYHRVHFEVIDHIGAGSVSKKTIAKNQAVRIMTGAEIPKGADAVVMFEQTVESETTFSIRKPFKHLENVSLKGEETRTGDIVLSKGMHITPGVIAVLATYGYTEVRVTKKPSVAVIATGSELLDVSDELQPGKIRNSNGPMIKALAEKFGLQVGTYKIQQDNLESSVGVIKEALESHDIVITSGGVSVGDFDYLPKIYEAVEADVLFNKVAQRPGSVTTVAFVHSQFLFGLSGNPSACFTGFELYVKPAVNMMMGARSCYPQIIKATLMEDFEKANPFTRFIRAKVTLTPAGTTVTPSGFNKSGAVVAIAHANSMIMLPGGTRGFKAGHTVDVILTESNAFEEDLIL
- a CDS encoding MogA/MoaB family molybdenum cofactor biosynthesis protein — its product is MHKHQHEGVHLNRNINVAILTVSDTRNDHTDKGGQLIRELLGDINVNVDENNYKIVKDNRETITKQLTYWLEDTQALDVIITTGGTGIAQRDVTIEAIRPLLSKELEGFGELFRYLSYAEDVGTRALLSRALGGACGHKLIFALPGSTGAIKLAIEKLIKPELNHLIHELNK
- the mobB gene encoding molybdopterin-guanine dinucleotide biosynthesis protein B — encoded protein: MILQIVGFKNSGKTTLMMHAISFLKDKGYTVATIKHHGHEGEDIVLQNDKVDHMKHFNAGADLSIVQGHHYQQTVTRQSKQKLADIIKESVTMKCDIILVEGFKHENYYKIIVYHEENELVQLSKLTQIKGLINSNDFRAFKKLEKLLLELIKIEGMK
- the modB gene encoding molybdate ABC transporter permease subunit, which codes for MLDLTSFWISLQVAITSTIIVAIVGVLISKWLYNKKGNWVKILESFIILPIVLPPTVLGFILLIVFSTKSPVGQFFINILHLPIVFTLTGAILASVIVSCPLMYQHTINGFRSINQKMINTAKTMGASETKIFFKLILPLSKRSILAGIMMSFARAIGEFGATLMVAGYIPNKTNTLPLEIYFLVEQGKENEAWLWVLVLVAFAVTVIGTINLMNKDKYREVD